A window from Ignavibacteriota bacterium encodes these proteins:
- the gyrB gene encoding DNA topoisomerase (ATP-hydrolyzing) subunit B, which translates to MTKETAQKNYTASNINVLKGLEAVRKRPAMYIGDIGIRGLHHLVNEVVDNSIDEALAGYNDTIIVTINKEGSVTVEDNGRGIPVDMHPIEKKSALEVVMTVLHAGGKFDKDSYKVSGGLHGVGVSVVNALSEWLKVEVRRDGKVYFQEYERGIPKADVKEIGKSNKKESGTKTTFMPDQEIFKSTKFQFEILTERMKELAFLNKNVTIKITDEAEKEEETYHYKGGIIEFVKYLDETREPLHKTVYIEGEKDNTPVEIAFEYSDAYSDNIHTYVNNINTHEGGTHLVGFKTALTRTFNNYATKNKLIKENSKVTLTGDDFREGLTAVISVKVMEPQFEGQTKTKLGNSEVKSIVESIVGEKLADYLEENPAVGRKIIDKCLRAAEAREAARKARDLVRRKSALDSMHLPGKLADCSIKDPEHCEIYIVEGDSAGGSAKQGRDRRFQAILPIKGKILNVEKAKINKVLENDEIKTMVTAIGAGIGADFNTEKARYGKIIIMTDADVDGSHIRTLLLTFFYRQMKDLITSGHVYIAQPPLYKIKKGKEEIYAYDDQERDKILARMGNGTSKNVENEESDSNLPKGVNISRYKGLGEMNPEQLWSTTMNPETRTILQVNLESAAAADKIFETLMGDVVEPRRAFIEKHAKYANLDI; encoded by the coding sequence GTGACAAAAGAAACAGCACAAAAAAATTATACCGCAAGTAATATTAATGTTTTAAAAGGTCTTGAAGCTGTTAGAAAAAGACCAGCAATGTATATTGGTGATATCGGCATCAGAGGATTACACCATTTGGTAAATGAAGTTGTTGATAACAGTATTGACGAAGCTTTAGCCGGCTACAATGATACAATTATTGTTACAATTAACAAAGAAGGAAGCGTAACGGTTGAAGATAATGGACGTGGAATTCCGGTTGATATGCATCCAATTGAAAAAAAATCTGCGTTGGAAGTTGTTATGACGGTTCTACATGCCGGTGGAAAATTTGATAAAGATAGTTATAAAGTTTCCGGCGGATTACACGGTGTTGGTGTTTCGGTTGTTAACGCACTTTCGGAATGGCTAAAAGTTGAAGTTCGTAGAGACGGAAAAGTTTACTTCCAAGAATATGAAAGAGGCATTCCAAAAGCTGACGTTAAAGAAATTGGGAAAAGTAATAAAAAAGAATCCGGAACTAAAACAACTTTTATGCCGGATCAAGAAATTTTCAAATCCACAAAATTCCAATTTGAAATTCTTACAGAAAGAATGAAAGAATTGGCATTCTTAAATAAAAATGTTACAATAAAAATTACAGATGAAGCTGAAAAAGAGGAAGAAACATATCATTACAAAGGCGGAATTATTGAGTTTGTAAAATATCTTGATGAGACAAGAGAGCCTCTTCACAAAACAGTTTATATTGAAGGCGAGAAAGATAATACTCCCGTTGAAATAGCTTTTGAGTATAGTGATGCTTATTCGGATAACATTCACACTTATGTAAATAATATCAATACTCACGAAGGCGGAACACATCTTGTCGGATTTAAAACAGCTCTAACAAGAACATTCAACAATTATGCTACAAAAAATAAACTCATTAAAGAAAATAGTAAAGTTACTTTAACCGGCGATGATTTTAGAGAAGGATTAACTGCTGTAATTTCTGTTAAAGTTATGGAACCTCAGTTTGAAGGACAAACAAAAACCAAACTCGGAAATAGTGAAGTTAAATCAATTGTTGAATCAATTGTTGGAGAAAAACTTGCTGATTATCTTGAAGAAAATCCGGCTGTTGGAAGAAAAATAATTGATAAATGTTTACGGGCTGCGGAAGCACGCGAAGCTGCAAGAAAAGCAAGAGATTTAGTAAGAAGAAAAAGTGCGTTGGATTCAATGCATCTGCCGGGAAAACTTGCCGATTGCTCAATTAAGGATCCCGAACATTGCGAAATATATATTGTTGAGGGAGATTCTGCGGGCGGTTCAGCTAAACAAGGAAGAGATAGAAGGTTTCAGGCAATTCTTCCAATTAAAGGAAAAATTCTAAATGTTGAAAAAGCAAAAATTAATAAAGTTCTTGAAAACGATGAAATAAAAACCATGGTTACTGCAATTGGTGCCGGAATCGGAGCCGATTTCAATACCGAAAAAGCAAGATATGGCAAGATAATTATAATGACAGATGCCGATGTTGATGGAAGTCATATTAGAACTCTTTTGCTCACGTTCTTTTACCGACAAATGAAAGATTTAATTACTTCCGGACATGTTTATATTGCACAGCCGCCACTTTATAAAATCAAAAAAGGAAAAGAAGAAATTTATGCTTATGATGATCAAGAAAGAGATAAGATTTTAGCAAGAATGGGAAACGGAACTTCAAAAAATGTTGAGAATGAAGAAAGCGATAGCAATTTACCCAAGGGTGTAAATATATCAAGATATAAAGGTTTGGGAGAAATGAATCCGGAGCAATTATGGTCAACAACAATGAATCCGGAAACAAGAACAATATTGCAGGTAAATTTAGAAAGTGCCGCCGCCGCCGATAAAATATTTGAAACCCTAATGGGCGATGTTGTTGAACCGAGAAGAGCTTTTATTGAGAAACATGCAAAATATGCAAATTTAGATATATAA
- the gyrA gene encoding DNA gyrase subunit A — MTTIFEKVLPVALEDEMKSSYIDYAMSVIVARALPDVRDGLKPVHRRVLFGMHELGVAYNKPYKKSARIVGEVLGKYHPHGDSAVYLSMVRMVQEFSLRYPLVDGQGNFGSIDGDSPAAMRYTEARLARISEEILKDLDKNTVEFTSNFDESLQEPTVMPSYLPNLLINGASGIAVGMATNIPPHNLTEVVDGLIAMIEKPAITNEELIKYVTAPDFPTGGIIFGYEGVREAYTTGRGKIIIRAKANVETHKNERESIIITELPYQVNKANLIEKIAELVRDDKISDISNIRDESDRDGMRVVIETKRGSQPDVIINQLFKHTQMQVTFGVIMLALVNGAPKVLTLRETMEHFLAHRMNVLIRRTQYELDAAERRAHILEGYIIALDNIDEVIETIKKSKDVETAKNNLIKKFKLSEIQAKAILDMRLQRLTGLERKKIEDEYKETIKLIEKLQGILESERKRNLIIKEELLAIKERYGDKRRTEIIRDFKEFSLEDIIAEEDVVVTISHSGFIKRFPVSGYRKQGRGGRGVTGAGTKDEDFIEHMFIASTHHYIMFFTDQGKCYWKKVHEIPEGGRASRGRSLQNLVEKENTEKITAFVTVKDFSEDKFVVMVTKQGTIKKTVLSAYSNVRKGGINAINILKGDELIEVKLTEGNNDLVIGTKKGLAIRFNEADVRDMGRTATGVRGIRLGAGDQVIGVIVVRTNTSLLVVTDKGFGKRSSIDDYRITKRGGKGIITVRTGEKTGNLISIKEVNDNDELVIITNGGMVIRQAVKNLRVMGRATQGVKLINLKDGDSIADVARVVSEEIDETGEQTDEQTELDNIEE; from the coding sequence ATGACTACAATTTTCGAAAAAGTTTTACCTGTTGCTTTAGAAGATGAAATGAAATCCTCTTATATAGATTATGCAATGTCTGTAATTGTTGCAAGAGCATTGCCTGATGTTAGAGATGGATTAAAACCCGTTCACAGAAGAGTTTTATTTGGAATGCACGAATTAGGTGTGGCGTATAATAAGCCGTATAAAAAATCTGCAAGAATAGTTGGAGAAGTTCTTGGTAAGTATCATCCACATGGAGATTCTGCAGTTTACTTAAGTATGGTGAGAATGGTACAGGAATTTTCTCTTCGCTATCCGCTGGTAGATGGACAAGGAAATTTTGGCTCAATCGATGGTGATTCGCCCGCAGCAATGCGTTACACCGAAGCACGTTTGGCAAGAATTTCAGAAGAGATATTAAAAGATCTTGATAAAAACACAGTTGAATTTACATCAAACTTTGATGAATCTCTGCAAGAGCCAACAGTAATGCCATCTTATTTGCCAAATCTTCTAATAAATGGAGCTAGCGGAATTGCAGTTGGTATGGCAACAAATATTCCTCCTCACAATTTAACAGAAGTTGTTGATGGATTAATTGCAATGATAGAAAAACCTGCAATTACAAATGAAGAATTAATTAAATATGTAACTGCTCCGGATTTTCCAACCGGCGGAATAATTTTTGGCTATGAAGGCGTAAGGGAAGCTTATACAACCGGAAGAGGAAAAATTATTATTCGTGCAAAAGCTAATGTTGAAACCCACAAAAATGAAAGAGAAAGTATAATTATTACTGAACTTCCATATCAAGTGAATAAAGCAAATCTAATAGAAAAAATAGCAGAGTTAGTTAGAGATGATAAAATTAGCGACATATCAAATATTCGTGATGAATCCGATAGAGACGGAATGAGGGTTGTAATTGAAACAAAAAGAGGTTCTCAACCTGATGTAATAATTAATCAACTTTTTAAGCACACACAAATGCAAGTTACTTTTGGAGTGATAATGCTTGCTTTGGTTAATGGGGCTCCAAAGGTTTTAACATTACGCGAAACAATGGAGCATTTTTTAGCTCACCGAATGAATGTATTGATTAGAAGAACTCAATATGAATTAGATGCCGCAGAAAGAAGGGCTCATATTTTAGAAGGCTATATAATTGCTTTAGATAATATTGATGAAGTTATTGAAACCATTAAAAAGTCTAAAGATGTTGAAACCGCAAAAAATAATTTGATTAAAAAATTCAAATTAAGTGAAATCCAGGCAAAAGCCATACTGGATATGCGTCTACAAAGATTGACCGGACTTGAAAGAAAGAAAATTGAAGATGAATATAAAGAAACAATTAAATTAATTGAAAAACTTCAAGGTATTCTTGAAAGCGAAAGAAAAAGAAATTTAATCATTAAAGAAGAGTTGCTTGCAATTAAAGAAAGATATGGCGATAAAAGAAGAACAGAAATAATTAGAGATTTTAAAGAATTTTCTCTTGAAGATATAATTGCCGAAGAAGATGTTGTTGTTACAATTTCCCACTCCGGATTTATTAAAAGATTCCCGGTAAGTGGATATAGAAAGCAAGGTCGCGGAGGAAGAGGTGTAACTGGTGCCGGAACAAAAGATGAAGATTTTATTGAACATATGTTTATTGCATCTACTCATCACTATATTATGTTTTTCACTGATCAAGGAAAATGTTATTGGAAGAAAGTCCACGAAATTCCGGAGGGCGGAAGAGCTTCTCGTGGAAGATCCTTGCAGAATTTAGTTGAGAAAGAAAACACAGAAAAAATTACGGCATTTGTTACTGTAAAAGACTTTTCAGAAGATAAATTTGTTGTGATGGTTACAAAACAAGGAACTATTAAAAAGACAGTTCTTTCGGCTTATTCAAATGTTCGTAAGGGAGGAATTAATGCAATCAATATTCTTAAGGGTGATGAGCTGATTGAAGTAAAATTAACCGAGGGAAATAATGATTTGGTAATTGGTACAAAGAAAGGTTTGGCAATACGATTTAATGAAGCCGATGTTAGAGATATGGGAAGAACCGCAACCGGAGTAAGGGGAATTAGATTGGGTGCCGGTGATCAAGTAATTGGAGTAATAGTTGTTCGCACAAATACATCTTTATTAGTTGTAACTGATAAAGGATTTGGAAAAAGAAGTAGTATTGACGATTATAGAATTACAAAACGTGGCGGTAAAGGAATTATTACAGTACGAACCGGTGAAAAAACCGGAAATCTAATTTCTATAAAAGAAGTTAACGATAATGATGAGTTGGTAATAATTACAAATGGCGGAATGGTGATTAGACAAGCTGTTAAAAATCTTAGAGTTATGGGAAGAGCAACACAAGGCGTTAAATTGATTAATTTAAAAGATGGTGATTCAATTGCAGATGTAGCAAGAGTTGTTAGTGAAGAAATTGATGAAACCGGAGAACAAACAGACGAACAAACTGAATTAGACAATATCGAAGAGTAA
- a CDS encoding aminotransferase class I/II-fold pyridoxal phosphate-dependent enzyme produces MNKNKNLQIESKCVHAGIKEYEHGPVVPPIYQTSTFKFESADHGGSLFAGEQKGYIYTRMLNPTIEAMEDAIAELEDGYKALGCASGMAAINTVFTALLKSGDHVVCSKSVYGPTSTLLATVFNKFNVEVTFVNTSDISKVEDAIKSNTKIIYIETPGNPTLEVTDLEAVSKIAHENNALVVVDNTFMSPVLQQPFQFGVDIVLHSMTKFLNGHADVVAGIIIVKDEDTYKHLRKTLNQVGGVIDPFNSFLVHRGLKTLSIRMKKHSENAFKIAEFLENHPKVEWVRFPGLKSFPNYEVAQKQHKSPGGMISFELKGGIESGKILMNSVKLCQLAVSLGGVETLIQHPASMTHLTMGKEARESAGITDGLVRLSVGIENADDIIKDISQALKKI; encoded by the coding sequence TTGAACAAGAATAAGAATTTACAAATTGAATCAAAATGTGTTCATGCCGGAATTAAAGAATATGAACACGGACCTGTAGTTCCGCCAATATATCAAACATCAACATTTAAGTTTGAATCTGCTGATCATGGCGGCTCATTGTTTGCGGGAGAGCAAAAGGGATACATTTACACAAGAATGCTAAATCCCACAATTGAAGCTATGGAAGATGCTATTGCAGAACTTGAAGACGGTTATAAAGCATTAGGTTGTGCAAGCGGAATGGCAGCAATTAATACAGTATTTACAGCCTTGTTAAAATCTGGAGATCACGTTGTATGTTCCAAATCAGTTTATGGTCCAACATCAACTTTGCTTGCAACAGTTTTTAATAAATTTAATGTTGAAGTTACATTTGTAAATACTTCAGATATTTCAAAAGTTGAAGATGCAATAAAATCAAATACGAAAATTATTTATATAGAAACTCCCGGAAACCCAACTTTAGAAGTTACGGATCTTGAAGCAGTTTCAAAAATTGCTCACGAAAATAATGCGCTTGTTGTTGTTGATAATACTTTTATGAGTCCGGTATTGCAGCAGCCATTTCAATTTGGAGTTGATATTGTATTACATAGTATGACAAAATTTTTAAATGGTCACGCTGATGTAGTTGCCGGAATAATTATTGTTAAAGATGAAGATACATATAAACATTTAAGAAAAACATTAAATCAAGTTGGCGGAGTTATTGATCCATTTAATTCGTTTTTAGTTCATCGGGGTTTAAAAACTCTTTCTATTAGAATGAAAAAACATTCTGAAAATGCATTTAAAATTGCAGAGTTTTTAGAAAATCATCCCAAAGTTGAATGGGTGAGATTTCCGGGTTTAAAATCTTTCCCAAATTATGAAGTTGCACAAAAGCAGCATAAATCTCCGGGCGGAATGATCTCATTTGAGTTAAAAGGCGGAATTGAATCCGGAAAAATATTAATGAATTCTGTAAAACTTTGCCAGCTTGCTGTTAGCTTAGGCGGAGTTGAAACTTTGATTCAACACCCGGCAAGTATGACGCATTTAACAATGGGAAAAGAAGCAAGAGAATCCGCCGGAATTACAGACGGTTTGGTTCGTTTATCTGTTGGAATTGAAAATGCAGATGACATAATAAAAGATATTTCTCAAGCACTTAAAAAAATTTAA
- a CDS encoding S8 family serine peptidase, which yields MLKYYILFFFISIKFFANTNIQEKDSKIYFTDRVILKLKVTNSLSKISNSIFNKFSDSELTKTFKISEEINSFNKILKNIYTLKIKSPFEINYVIKEISKLSEIDWVEPHYINKIVFTPNDPSFQISQQYLNVIKAQEAWDVNTGSEEIIIAIVDTGVDWEHEDLSSNIWNNSDEVDLNGIDDDGNGFIDDIHGWDFGGVNGTSDNNPKEDRADHGTLVAGLASAVTNNEIGIASIGFKSKLMPVKTAQDDIRSESGTALVAYGYEGIVYAADNGAKIINCSWGSNNYSNAAQAVIDYAISKGALVVAAAGNDNSDAGFYPANYRGVLSVAGTNNSDIKASWSNYGTKVDVCAPGVSIYSTWQDDPKYISADGTSLSSPITAGLAALVANQFPTFTPLQIAEQIRVNCDNIDNLNLLYNFQLGSGRINAYKALTNTNSKSVRISNLFFSEIGDGDGIYESGETINVSPTFTNYLNAISNLIINIETENQNLQILKNGGNIGSLSTLQNFNTPSDFFSISINENAEENIDINLKLTYTDNNYQDFEWITISINPTYEIQTTENLSITFTSNGSIGFDDYPTNLKGTGLKYKDGPNVIFESSLIYGTSATSIVNCTRNNDGDKDLDFSIITPIKVNINSEVADKEGYAVFNDASASPKSLGIETEFFSYSFSDNSDYMIVRYSLTNKSNANIDNFYIGQYWDFDMDDTSFDDDMIEYNFENEFGYAHDDNGDPVNTHIGLAVLSDDQKNFFAMDDKGSSNPTISWDGFTDEEKWSSLTSGKTYSSIGPNDISLVISAGPTILYPNTKRNFDFLIAAGDNLEQLTQTVIIAKQKYNDVLTSININEEDIPTQFELYQNYPNPFNPTTKIKYAIPQNDKYETSNVKILIYDLLGREIKTLVNQKQNPGVYEINFDGSSLSSGVYFYKLTFGDFTSIKKMILLQ from the coding sequence ATGTTAAAATATTACATTTTATTTTTCTTTATATCTATTAAATTTTTCGCAAATACTAATATTCAAGAAAAAGATAGTAAAATTTATTTTACAGATAGAGTAATTTTAAAATTAAAAGTAACTAATTCTCTCTCTAAAATTTCTAATTCAATATTTAATAAATTCAGTGATTCTGAACTCACTAAAACTTTTAAAATATCAGAAGAAATTAATTCTTTTAATAAAATTCTAAAAAATATTTATACTCTTAAAATAAAATCACCTTTTGAAATAAATTATGTAATTAAGGAAATATCAAAACTTTCTGAAATAGATTGGGTTGAACCACATTACATAAACAAAATTGTTTTTACTCCAAATGATCCGTCTTTTCAAATTTCTCAACAATATTTAAATGTGATTAAAGCCCAAGAGGCATGGGATGTTAATACCGGAAGTGAAGAAATTATTATCGCAATTGTTGATACTGGTGTTGATTGGGAACACGAAGATCTTTCTTCAAATATTTGGAATAATTCAGATGAAGTTGATTTAAACGGAATTGATGATGATGGAAACGGATTTATTGATGACATTCATGGTTGGGATTTTGGTGGAGTTAATGGAACTTCCGATAATAATCCCAAAGAAGATAGAGCTGATCATGGAACATTGGTTGCGGGATTGGCAAGCGCAGTTACAAATAATGAAATTGGTATTGCATCAATTGGATTCAAAAGTAAATTAATGCCCGTAAAAACTGCACAAGATGATATCAGAAGTGAATCCGGAACTGCATTGGTTGCTTATGGATATGAAGGAATTGTTTATGCTGCAGATAATGGAGCAAAAATTATTAATTGCAGTTGGGGAAGTAATAATTATTCAAATGCTGCACAAGCCGTAATTGATTATGCAATTTCAAAAGGTGCATTGGTTGTAGCAGCTGCGGGTAATGATAACAGTGATGCCGGTTTTTACCCGGCAAATTATCGTGGGGTTTTGTCAGTTGCCGGAACAAATAATTCAGATATAAAAGCAAGCTGGTCGAATTATGGAACTAAGGTTGATGTTTGCGCTCCCGGAGTTAGTATATATTCAACTTGGCAAGATGATCCAAAATATATTTCTGCAGATGGAACTTCTCTTTCTTCGCCAATAACTGCGGGACTTGCGGCACTTGTTGCAAATCAATTTCCTACTTTTACGCCGTTGCAAATTGCCGAACAAATTAGAGTAAATTGTGACAACATTGACAATCTTAATTTATTATATAATTTTCAATTAGGTAGCGGAAGAATTAATGCATACAAAGCTTTAACAAATACAAATTCAAAATCTGTTAGAATTTCTAATTTGTTTTTTTCTGAAATTGGTGACGGTGATGGAATTTATGAATCAGGTGAAACTATTAATGTTAGTCCAACATTTACAAATTATTTAAATGCTATTTCAAATTTGATTATAAATATTGAAACTGAAAATCAAAATTTGCAGATATTAAAAAATGGCGGAAATATTGGATCACTTTCAACTCTGCAAAATTTCAACACGCCCTCGGATTTTTTCTCAATTTCTATAAATGAAAATGCTGAAGAAAACATAGATATAAATTTGAAATTGACATATACAGATAATAACTATCAAGATTTTGAATGGATAACAATTTCTATAAATCCTACTTACGAAATTCAGACAACCGAAAATTTATCAATCACTTTTACAAGCAATGGTTCAATAGGTTTTGATGATTATCCAACTAACTTAAAGGGAACCGGATTAAAATATAAAGATGGACCAAATGTAATTTTCGAAAGTTCATTAATATATGGAACATCAGCAACATCAATTGTGAATTGTACAAGGAATAATGATGGCGATAAAGATTTAGATTTTTCCATCATAACTCCAATTAAAGTAAATATAAATAGCGAAGTTGCCGATAAAGAAGGTTATGCTGTTTTTAATGATGCTTCAGCTTCACCAAAAAGTTTGGGAATTGAAACTGAATTTTTTTCATACTCTTTTTCTGATAATTCAGATTATATGATTGTTAGATATTCGTTAACAAACAAATCCAATGCAAATATTGATAATTTTTATATCGGTCAATATTGGGATTTTGATATGGATGACACAAGTTTTGATGATGATATGATTGAGTATAATTTTGAAAATGAGTTTGGATATGCGCATGATGATAATGGCGATCCGGTTAATACACATATTGGACTTGCGGTTTTATCAGATGATCAAAAAAACTTTTTTGCAATGGATGATAAAGGTTCATCAAATCCAACAATTTCATGGGATGGTTTCACCGATGAGGAAAAATGGAGTTCTTTAACATCGGGAAAGACATACAGCTCAATTGGACCAAATGATATTTCACTTGTAATTTCTGCGGGACCAACAATTCTTTATCCAAACACAAAACGAAATTTTGATTTTCTAATTGCTGCCGGTGATAATTTAGAACAATTAACACAAACTGTAATTATTGCAAAACAAAAATATAATGATGTTTTAACATCGATAAATATTAATGAAGAAGATATTCCAACACAATTTGAGCTTTATCAGAATTATCCAAATCCGTTTAATCCAACAACAAAAATAAAATATGCAATTCCGCAAAACGATAAATATGAAACATCTAACGTCAAAATATTAATTTATGATTTGTTGGGAAGAGAAATAAAAACTCTTGTTAACCAAAAACAAAATCCCGGAGTTTACGAAATTAATTTTGATGGTTCATCACTTTCTTCCGGTGTTTATTTTTATAAATTAACCTTTGGAGATTTTACATCAATAAAGAAAATGATTTTGTTGCAATAA
- a CDS encoding GNAT family N-acetyltransferase, producing the protein MKNIVREYHQNEFTISTDFEKLQINVIHNFLKNSYWAKNIPISIVKNSIENSLCFGVYYHQNQIGFARLITDFSTFAYLADVFILNEFRRKGLSIWLMKTILEFPELQSLRGWMLKTSDAHGLYAKFGFTSPKFPEKIMELSKLPNGYS; encoded by the coding sequence ATGAAAAATATTGTCAGAGAATATCATCAAAACGAATTTACAATTTCTACCGATTTTGAAAAATTACAAATTAATGTAATTCATAACTTTTTAAAAAATTCTTATTGGGCAAAAAATATTCCCATTTCTATTGTAAAAAATTCAATTGAAAATTCACTCTGTTTTGGAGTTTATTATCATCAAAATCAAATTGGTTTTGCAAGATTAATTACAGACTTTTCAACTTTTGCTTACTTAGCTGATGTATTTATTCTTAACGAATTTAGAAGAAAGGGATTATCTATATGGTTGATGAAAACGATTCTTGAATTTCCTGAACTTCAATCATTAAGAGGCTGGATGCTTAAAACTTCTGATGCGCATGGACTTTATGCAAAGTTTGGATTTACTTCACCAAAATTTCCTGAGAAAATTATGGAACTTTCCAAACTGCCAAATGGTTATTCGTAA
- the yjjX gene encoding inosine/xanthosine triphosphatase codes for MKILVGSINPVKINAVSETFSLYFENIIVEGISVPSNVPDQPINDETYLGAQNRAMALQKINSEQNINADFFVGIEGGIQKTFGKWFAFGCMCLIHKSGNTSFGTSAHFELPEIVINQLLQRKELGNVMDEIMKQENTKQKGGAISYFTNGRMNRKELYIPGLISALVPFQHENLYFIK; via the coding sequence ATGAAAATTCTCGTTGGTTCAATAAATCCGGTTAAAATAAATGCGGTTTCAGAAACTTTTTCACTTTATTTTGAAAATATTATTGTTGAAGGAATTTCTGTACCATCGAATGTACCCGATCAGCCAATAAATGATGAAACTTATTTGGGCGCACAAAATAGAGCAATGGCTTTGCAAAAAATTAATTCAGAACAAAATATTAACGCAGATTTTTTTGTTGGAATTGAAGGCGGAATTCAGAAAACTTTTGGTAAATGGTTCGCATTTGGGTGCATGTGTTTAATTCACAAAAGCGGAAACACTTCTTTTGGGACTTCGGCACATTTTGAATTACCGGAAATTGTGATAAATCAATTATTGCAAAGAAAAGAGCTTGGTAACGTTATGGATGAAATTATGAAACAAGAAAATACAAAACAAAAAGGCGGAGCAATTTCATATTTTACAAATGGCAGAATGAATAGAAAAGAATTATATATTCCCGGTTTAATAAGTGCGCTAGTACCTTTCCAGCATGAGAATTTATATTTTATAAAATAA